In the genome of Pseudoalteromonas rubra, one region contains:
- a CDS encoding Hint domain-containing protein: protein MKPLYLSIALALGTVSVMPDVFAGQIEADSNVAYQQDMQIKNDRLIARLALHGLSKKNRPQLFSLIEQRLEKDASSADNLGFSSLQNCTSGRPELCSFFKHMGIEPATRASTGEQFIVLSALNSKTVSTDYTLIDLQLVNEKGEQLTMPAYNEYFGDGQEAKRKSVYSFAKVQDILTKLADSERIFADGWITVVYRDANNKQVMEDRNVVVEYSKETLLAKLGYFPQSRTEKSSEADTALLSLEGRAGFNTQIDMPSDNRSEAGAGVPDGRIVMCLNRNFGDCDYENIYPTGTPTSQTKLKVPFKGRLDVTGKVTRIYLPDFTTLEVKEENGTIRLVESPVVDKPIFVNHGTNIFIQTKEGGGAVPIGGSDYQGISDLFAKNLTLSYEKFGVMDMTEISWNIPQDEGVFGDATLFGRYQDTHWIMHFALDHVIRQGRPPLTASFVIGSSDMDSGWQDIGHPQMQIVYSCLAEGTLITLPNGKQLPIEQLEVGDQVLGASEFSPANHLALTIEDISVGVETIPMVQLKTKSGKTLLLTESHPVVMQSGQAVWASKVQQGAHILTENGLEMITHIEEVEFTDKVYNLRLGRGKDDPDYQPDESFSMFANGLQVGDLAMQSEHEFSNEIETTEDVLNRLPQVWHQDFLNSLKQ, encoded by the coding sequence ATGAAACCTCTCTATTTATCCATTGCACTGGCATTGGGGACGGTATCCGTCATGCCTGATGTTTTTGCAGGTCAAATTGAAGCCGACAGTAATGTCGCATACCAACAAGACATGCAGATCAAAAATGATCGCCTGATAGCGCGATTGGCGCTGCACGGTCTGAGTAAGAAAAATCGACCTCAGCTGTTTTCTCTGATTGAACAAAGGCTTGAAAAAGATGCATCCAGTGCTGATAACTTAGGTTTCAGCTCTTTGCAAAACTGTACGAGCGGCAGGCCTGAACTGTGTTCTTTTTTTAAACACATGGGGATTGAGCCTGCGACCAGAGCGTCGACAGGTGAACAATTTATTGTGCTCTCCGCCTTGAACAGTAAAACGGTGTCGACCGACTATACATTGATAGATTTGCAATTGGTCAACGAAAAAGGTGAACAGTTGACTATGCCTGCATACAATGAGTACTTTGGTGACGGGCAGGAAGCTAAGCGCAAGTCAGTGTATTCCTTCGCAAAGGTACAAGATATTCTTACTAAGCTTGCAGATTCAGAACGTATTTTTGCTGATGGCTGGATCACGGTGGTTTATAGGGATGCTAACAACAAACAGGTCATGGAAGACCGCAACGTTGTGGTGGAATATTCTAAGGAAACTTTACTGGCTAAACTAGGCTATTTTCCTCAGTCAAGAACGGAAAAATCCTCAGAGGCAGATACAGCATTATTATCTTTAGAAGGACGAGCGGGGTTCAATACACAGATTGACATGCCTAGTGACAACCGCTCTGAAGCTGGAGCAGGTGTACCTGATGGCAGAATTGTAATGTGCCTCAATCGTAATTTTGGGGATTGCGATTATGAAAATATCTATCCAACAGGAACCCCTACCAGTCAAACCAAGCTAAAAGTGCCGTTCAAAGGGAGACTTGATGTAACGGGTAAAGTTACACGTATTTATCTGCCGGATTTTACTACGCTCGAAGTGAAGGAGGAAAATGGCACAATCAGGTTGGTTGAGAGTCCTGTAGTTGATAAACCTATTTTCGTGAATCATGGCACCAATATCTTTATTCAGACTAAAGAAGGCGGAGGAGCTGTACCTATAGGCGGATCTGATTATCAGGGTATTAGCGACCTCTTTGCTAAGAACTTAACGCTTAGCTACGAGAAATTTGGTGTAATGGATATGACAGAAATATCCTGGAACATCCCACAAGACGAAGGGGTATTCGGAGATGCCACTTTATTTGGCAGATACCAGGATACCCACTGGATTATGCACTTTGCACTTGATCACGTAATTCGTCAAGGGAGACCTCCGTTAACGGCTTCTTTTGTCATTGGCTCTTCAGATATGGACAGTGGCTGGCAGGATATAGGTCATCCTCAGATGCAAATTGTCTACAGTTGTCTGGCCGAAGGCACTTTAATTACTTTACCAAACGGTAAGCAACTCCCAATAGAACAGCTCGAAGTAGGCGATCAGGTGTTGGGGGCCAGTGAGTTTTCACCTGCTAACCATCTTGCTCTGACAATTGAGGATATTTCTGTAGGTGTTGAAACCATTCCTATGGTCCAGCTCAAAACTAAATCGGGTAAAACGTTGCTACTGACAGAATCTCACCCTGTTGTGATGCAATCAGGTCAGGCTGTGTGGGCCAGCAAGGTTCAACAAGGTGCGCATATCTTGACCGAAAACGGGCTAGAGATGATAACGCATATAGAAGAAGTCGAGTTTACCGATAAGGTTTATAACCTTCGCCTGGGTCGCGGTAAAGATGATCCGGATTATCAGCCAGATGAGTCCTTCAGCATGTTTGCAAATGGCCTGCAAGTGGGTGATTTGGCAATGCAAAGTGAGCATGAGTTTAGCAATGAGATCGAAACAACAGAAGATGTACTTAATCGCTTGCCTCAGGTCTGGCATCAGGACTTCCTCAATAGTCTGAAGCAGTAG
- the nfi gene encoding deoxyribonuclease V (cleaves DNA at apurinic or apyrimidinic sites), whose amino-acid sequence MQIEYPSSETEAQALQETLATQVICEDNFESISTIAGTDVAYDDATNQLVGAIVVLDANTLDIIETQVVTESVRFPYIPGLFSFRELPPLLSAFEQLTHKPDMIVCDGQGLAHPRRFGLACHLGVTLDIPTIGCGKTRLTGTHEALIETRGASAKLIDNEQVIGEVLRTQDNIKPVYVSVGHKVSLSTARDWILKLTPKYRLPETTRQADQQVNRALKALQAQD is encoded by the coding sequence ATGCAAATTGAGTACCCCAGCTCTGAAACAGAAGCTCAGGCACTGCAAGAAACGCTCGCCACTCAGGTTATTTGTGAAGACAATTTTGAGTCCATCTCCACCATTGCAGGGACGGACGTGGCCTATGACGACGCGACAAATCAACTGGTTGGTGCCATTGTCGTGCTGGATGCCAATACACTGGACATCATTGAAACTCAGGTAGTCACCGAAAGTGTACGCTTTCCGTACATTCCCGGTTTGTTCTCATTCCGGGAGTTGCCCCCATTGCTATCCGCTTTCGAGCAGCTTACACATAAGCCAGATATGATAGTGTGTGATGGCCAGGGCCTGGCTCATCCAAGGCGCTTTGGGCTGGCCTGCCACCTCGGTGTAACCCTGGATATTCCAACCATAGGGTGTGGTAAAACACGACTCACAGGCACACACGAGGCCTTAATTGAAACGCGGGGGGCAAGCGCAAAGCTTATCGATAATGAGCAGGTAATAGGGGAAGTGTTACGGACTCAGGACAACATTAAGCCAGTGTATGTCTCTGTCGGCCACAAAGTCAGTCTGAGCACAGCCAGAGACTGGATCCTCAAACTCACGCCAAAATACCGCCTGCCAGAAACAACCCGCCAGGCCGATCAACAAGTGAATCGGGCGCTTAAAGCACTACAAGCACAAGACTGA
- a CDS encoding zinc-dependent metalloprotease produces MPINKAPIAAFLCCFICLSYADTQWVDKHALLNQQHLWQEIEQVLQTQARTQPLVMNTGSSEEGLTYQHIKTIGAARRFEHYQVLYRDKPVIDGQFVLVRNSAGQIQQALGAILREEEVRAALDGQYFHSSLSGIQQRLLANPNIAPEAQFQDFDRAYMIWQGRLIGVLQITVTSKEGIRRLTINADTLSVLQSEQGVDHFSDEGRYVAAGGIGGNEKMGAICFSPQPATMEACLGYQYDETTSASTELLFNDVSDTISPLIFAKFDGYPFVVRKEGGRCFLENPYVQTINFLIHQTEPYEFDCNGKSESFERTKVDEAYYHLFSYSPENEAHFYGGLTMQFFHKQLDELFPDQDAHCEENGYCLQTLMQRVHQNSLGMTQAYWDGTYTNFGNGDSYLNYSLTTLSVIAHEAAHALTHWNSQLNGQGEAGAFNEAFSDITGVAVLDYLKQRVLGSFSTSEPFLAQVLDGTGRPQIDKKWWLGWDVQVQDVGERYFALPSLDGSSIDHLSAYRANMSHYDVGGIFRKAFYELVKIYSWTVEEAFKLFLKANVACLPANASLNDAAACLMLVADSGVVSKPAEEALKNVDGALHRVGLVAQTSEISSLAVTAVPQYDEFGYLIDTLPVNEIESIVVDWGNGSTEHWERTSGDAIYPFLQRVQGIESDLLTRFKLKVVKTDGKELLAYRSYYSRPLGVVCPPWFGGEKVGLMSKVLINGQSLTLLPESYQEILDQPLSLHLEQQNIIELGVSTTGQHVSVMLDTNRNGIYEEQEVYLKEEVTDTGLIAFTLPEGFQPGKTMMRVVVGGRYNFLFSCGGISEGQVLDVKVNFSGSDGLLPTDYSFEIQSGNKVKFINSLVQNKIQPSDGVEQPESGNGSELPPLTNAISHSFGTRTCSDSNSEISSRIYTYIESPSLFACQTKNAATQTHSVLHPT; encoded by the coding sequence ATGCCTATAAATAAAGCCCCCATTGCGGCCTTTTTGTGTTGTTTCATTTGTCTGAGTTACGCTGATACACAATGGGTCGACAAACACGCATTATTAAACCAACAGCACCTGTGGCAGGAAATTGAGCAAGTATTACAGACACAAGCTCGTACTCAACCCCTTGTAATGAACACTGGGTCCTCCGAAGAAGGGCTTACTTATCAGCACATAAAAACAATAGGAGCTGCCAGGCGGTTTGAGCATTATCAGGTCCTTTACCGCGATAAACCGGTGATCGATGGGCAATTTGTACTCGTCAGGAACAGTGCGGGTCAGATCCAACAGGCTCTTGGGGCTATATTGAGGGAGGAAGAGGTCAGGGCAGCTCTAGACGGCCAGTATTTTCATAGTTCCCTGTCTGGCATACAGCAACGGCTGCTTGCCAATCCAAATATCGCTCCTGAAGCCCAGTTTCAGGACTTTGACCGCGCTTATATGATTTGGCAAGGTCGCTTGATAGGTGTGCTTCAGATCACGGTAACTTCGAAAGAGGGCATACGCAGACTCACTATCAATGCAGATACGCTCAGCGTACTTCAATCTGAGCAGGGGGTTGATCATTTTTCTGATGAGGGTCGATATGTGGCTGCTGGTGGCATTGGTGGCAATGAAAAAATGGGTGCCATATGTTTCTCACCTCAACCAGCGACTATGGAGGCTTGTCTTGGATATCAATACGATGAAACGACCAGCGCTTCAACTGAACTGCTGTTTAATGATGTCAGTGACACAATTAGCCCTCTCATCTTTGCAAAATTCGACGGCTACCCTTTTGTGGTTAGGAAAGAAGGAGGACGTTGTTTTTTGGAAAACCCGTATGTCCAGACTATTAACTTTCTTATTCATCAAACAGAACCTTATGAATTTGACTGTAACGGTAAGTCTGAAAGCTTTGAGCGTACCAAGGTCGATGAAGCTTACTATCATTTGTTTAGTTACAGTCCTGAGAATGAAGCGCACTTTTATGGTGGGCTAACAATGCAGTTTTTTCACAAGCAGCTGGATGAGTTATTTCCAGATCAAGACGCTCATTGTGAGGAAAATGGTTATTGCCTCCAAACATTAATGCAGAGGGTTCATCAAAATTCTCTTGGTATGACCCAGGCATATTGGGATGGTACCTATACTAATTTTGGCAATGGCGACAGCTACTTGAATTACTCGCTAACTACGTTGAGTGTAATCGCGCATGAGGCTGCGCATGCATTGACACACTGGAATAGTCAGCTAAACGGCCAGGGGGAAGCTGGCGCTTTTAATGAAGCTTTTTCTGACATTACTGGTGTTGCCGTGCTGGATTACTTAAAGCAGAGGGTATTGGGCAGTTTTAGCACTTCCGAGCCATTTTTAGCCCAAGTGCTGGATGGTACAGGGCGACCGCAAATAGATAAGAAATGGTGGTTAGGCTGGGATGTACAAGTTCAGGATGTAGGCGAGCGCTATTTCGCCCTGCCATCTCTTGATGGCAGCAGTATCGATCACCTGAGTGCGTATCGAGCCAACATGTCTCACTATGATGTGGGTGGTATTTTCAGAAAAGCATTTTATGAACTGGTAAAAATTTATAGCTGGACGGTAGAAGAAGCGTTCAAGCTGTTTTTGAAGGCTAATGTTGCATGCTTGCCTGCTAACGCGAGTTTAAATGATGCTGCTGCCTGTTTAATGTTGGTTGCAGACTCAGGGGTTGTGAGTAAGCCTGCAGAGGAAGCATTAAAGAATGTCGACGGGGCATTGCATCGGGTAGGATTAGTGGCGCAAACGTCTGAAATTTCTAGCTTAGCAGTCACAGCTGTGCCGCAGTACGATGAATTTGGCTACCTCATAGATACTTTACCTGTTAATGAGATAGAAAGCATAGTCGTCGACTGGGGGAATGGAAGTACTGAACATTGGGAGCGCACTTCCGGTGATGCGATTTATCCGTTCTTACAAAGGGTTCAGGGTATTGAATCTGATCTGCTCACACGTTTTAAGTTAAAAGTAGTCAAAACGGACGGCAAGGAATTACTTGCTTACCGGAGTTATTATTCACGCCCGCTGGGAGTGGTTTGTCCCCCGTGGTTTGGAGGTGAAAAAGTCGGGCTTATGAGTAAGGTTTTGATTAATGGCCAAAGTCTGACGTTATTACCAGAGAGCTATCAGGAGATTCTCGACCAGCCCTTGAGTTTACACCTGGAGCAACAGAATATAATCGAACTAGGTGTCAGCACTACCGGTCAACATGTATCAGTCATGCTGGATACCAACCGTAATGGTATTTATGAAGAACAAGAGGTTTATCTAAAAGAAGAAGTTACAGACACAGGGCTGATTGCCTTTACTTTGCCAGAAGGTTTTCAGCCAGGCAAAACAATGATGCGCGTGGTTGTTGGTGGCAGATATAATTTCTTATTTTCCTGCGGAGGTATCAGTGAGGGCCAAGTTTTAGATGTTAAAGTCAACTTTTCAGGTTCAGACGGCTTACTGCCTACTGACTATAGCTTTGAAATTCAAAGCGGTAATAAAGTTAAATTCATCAACAGCCTTGTCCAAAATAAGATACAGCCTTCGGATGGTGTTGAACAACCTGAAAGTGGAAATGGCTCAGAGCTTCCACCTTTAACAAACGCCATTTCGCATTCTTTTGGCACCCGGACTTGCAGTGACTCGAATTCAGAAATAAGCTCGCGAATCTATACGTATATTGAATCGCCAAGTTTATTTGCTTGCCAAACAAAAAACGCCGCAACTCAAACCCATAGCGTACTCCATCCAACGTAA
- a CDS encoding substrate-binding periplasmic protein, with the protein MGGPVSWWPIGYINEQTDKAEGISFELLEYIGEQLNLPVWIAPSLPWKRVLKMVEVGQLDVVSGAYKTAQRSSLFQYSEPYYRNEIRVFVHKDRPFVFEKLEHLKGRVGLKPLGGSFGQAFDSFAAENKSSFVSVAAHKATFEVNVLRPLIEGLADYFVLDYQDGLLFLQKSGLQDEFVALPHPVAVLDVHLLLSRHSWCANLLPEINQVIAQAKRNGKLANIIAGYSQ; encoded by the coding sequence GTGGGCGGGCCGGTAAGTTGGTGGCCTATTGGGTATATCAATGAGCAAACGGATAAAGCAGAGGGGATTTCTTTTGAATTGCTTGAGTACATTGGCGAACAGTTAAATTTGCCAGTGTGGATCGCGCCGTCTTTACCCTGGAAACGTGTGCTGAAAATGGTTGAAGTGGGGCAGCTCGATGTCGTCTCTGGCGCCTATAAAACCGCCCAGCGCAGTAGCCTGTTCCAATATAGCGAGCCTTATTACCGCAATGAGATCAGGGTGTTTGTGCATAAAGACAGGCCATTTGTGTTTGAGAAGCTTGAACACCTGAAGGGTCGTGTAGGGCTTAAACCGCTTGGGGGCAGCTTTGGTCAGGCATTTGATAGCTTTGCGGCTGAAAACAAATCCAGTTTTGTCAGCGTTGCCGCGCATAAAGCCACTTTTGAGGTCAATGTGCTGCGACCACTCATAGAAGGGCTGGCCGATTATTTTGTGCTGGATTATCAGGATGGCTTGCTGTTTTTGCAAAAAAGCGGCTTGCAGGACGAATTTGTTGCGCTGCCGCACCCTGTTGCCGTGCTTGATGTACATTTATTGTTATCCCGTCACTCCTGGTGTGCCAATTTATTGCCAGAGATTAATCAGGTCATCGCCCAGGCAAAACGCAACGGCAAACTGGCAAATATCATTGCAGGCTACAGCCAGTAA
- a CDS encoding ADP-ribosylglycohydrolase family protein — MLVEMAIADAYGAGFEFVEQDIIRAHNDLGGYRAHALSGESACYTDDTQMSLALAELMLSDKVWDCETIAAAFYDTYHRDPVHGYAKRLQQAFAQASDAQEFARQVKTDSFGNGAMMRALPLGYLADEQAIMDKAEQQARVTHDHDIAVNAAKCIALATHAGIYKKASLETLPDYLTGFGCVFETHWEGPVRAISEDTLSAVLMVLSQARSLSKILELSVNLGGDTDSVAAISCGIASCYEEVEKDLPQALIAQFDHPHYGLEYLANIDLRLEALKRTDKL, encoded by the coding sequence ATGTTAGTTGAAATGGCAATTGCTGATGCATACGGCGCCGGATTCGAGTTTGTTGAACAAGATATTATACGGGCACACAATGATCTGGGAGGTTACCGGGCACATGCATTGTCGGGTGAATCAGCCTGCTACACTGACGACACACAAATGTCTCTGGCACTGGCTGAGTTGATGTTAAGTGATAAAGTCTGGGACTGTGAAACGATCGCTGCTGCATTTTACGATACCTATCACAGAGATCCGGTTCATGGCTATGCAAAGCGATTGCAACAGGCTTTTGCTCAGGCATCTGATGCACAAGAATTTGCCAGACAGGTTAAGACGGATAGTTTTGGCAATGGCGCTATGATGCGTGCTCTGCCATTGGGTTATCTGGCTGATGAACAAGCAATTATGGACAAAGCTGAGCAACAGGCCCGGGTAACGCACGATCACGATATTGCGGTCAACGCGGCCAAATGTATTGCTCTGGCAACCCACGCAGGGATATATAAAAAGGCCTCGTTGGAAACTTTACCAGATTACCTAACTGGTTTTGGCTGCGTGTTTGAAACTCATTGGGAAGGACCTGTACGAGCTATTTCAGAAGATACGCTGAGCGCGGTTTTGATGGTGCTGAGTCAGGCTCGCAGTTTGAGTAAAATACTCGAACTATCAGTAAACTTAGGTGGCGACACAGACAGCGTAGCGGCAATCAGTTGTGGTATAGCAAGCTGCTATGAAGAGGTCGAAAAAGATCTGCCCCAGGCATTAATTGCTCAGTTTGATCACCCTCATTATGGCTTGGAGTATCTGGCCAATATTGATTTACGCCTTGAAGCATTGAAGCGCACCGATAAATTGTAA
- a CDS encoding PKD domain-containing protein yields the protein MYKVMTGLLCFLTCTVLASDAQYFWRFGDGVVSHDAEPEHQYQQPGIYTVTREVYQDGKLIESSQKQVDLISPKISGLVIVQPDEVVQGQNVEFLASLTSSEPLDLNYQWFVAGEPIASDSQTGKLTTQFAESGIVELSVDAMWQQTVVSSAVTQLSIEQSENEKPDGEDGGGSDGGDENPGGDDGDNSDGGSDNDNGQTPGKEDGSDNKTPDTGKSDDGGSGGSLHFLMLFLAGACAIRRRL from the coding sequence ATGTATAAAGTAATGACCGGTCTTTTATGTTTTTTGACTTGCACCGTATTGGCTAGTGACGCCCAGTACTTTTGGCGGTTTGGTGATGGGGTTGTCTCTCATGACGCTGAGCCAGAGCATCAGTACCAACAGCCAGGTATTTATACTGTGACCCGGGAAGTGTACCAGGATGGTAAGTTAATAGAGTCTTCACAGAAGCAGGTTGATCTTATTTCGCCGAAAATTTCCGGGTTGGTGATTGTGCAGCCAGATGAAGTTGTGCAGGGTCAAAATGTGGAATTTCTGGCAAGTTTAACGTCCAGTGAGCCGCTCGATTTAAATTATCAGTGGTTTGTTGCTGGTGAACCCATTGCTTCGGATTCTCAAACGGGCAAGTTAACTACTCAGTTTGCTGAGTCTGGTATTGTCGAGTTGTCAGTTGATGCGATGTGGCAGCAAACGGTTGTTTCGAGTGCAGTCACACAGCTATCTATTGAGCAGTCAGAAAACGAAAAACCAGATGGAGAGGACGGTGGTGGCTCCGACGGGGGCGACGAAAACCCCGGTGGCGATGATGGAGATAACTCAGATGGCGGAAGCGACAATGACAATGGCCAGACACCAGGCAAAGAGGATGGCAGCGATAATAAAACACCTGACACAGGCAAGTCTGATGACGGGGGATCGGGCGGCAGTCTTCATTTCCTGATGTTATTCCTCGCGGGTGCCTGTGCGATACGCAGACGTCTTTAG
- a CDS encoding GEVED domain-containing protein codes for MNIFRFLLVLLILFVALNQSVLASVLEQNTNTHQQARFSELGDLLTVEQAKGRFDWLSKCYDGLLVELWERMHGTTNIVGKEEKLRQLKELWLSDAALAADKAQYLTFANADFTNPYQWYAGTSAGEACSILPPEYEPVALKTTVLPRSYCDNRSYDHEWEWISEVTVDDFTHQSEKNGHSLISGKVVLLRANQASKVTIRPGNKEPEFPSYVAVRVWLDWDHNGQFEHSEMVYRSASSGDFKFLLDVPTTVPEGLTLMRIATDAGGGSDNACTRIHYGEVEDYLVTVR; via the coding sequence ATGAATATATTCAGATTTTTGTTGGTTTTGCTCATATTGTTTGTGGCTTTAAACCAGTCAGTTCTGGCATCAGTGTTAGAGCAAAATACAAATACACACCAGCAAGCCAGGTTCAGCGAGTTAGGTGATTTACTCACGGTTGAACAGGCAAAGGGTCGGTTTGACTGGTTGAGCAAGTGTTACGATGGCTTGTTGGTTGAGTTGTGGGAGCGAATGCACGGCACGACTAACATTGTCGGGAAAGAGGAAAAGCTTCGCCAGCTTAAAGAGTTATGGCTCTCTGACGCTGCATTGGCAGCGGATAAAGCTCAGTACCTGACTTTTGCAAACGCTGATTTTACCAACCCATATCAATGGTATGCAGGCACCAGTGCAGGTGAGGCATGCTCTATATTGCCTCCTGAATATGAGCCGGTTGCCCTCAAAACCACAGTGCTGCCGAGATCGTATTGTGATAATCGCAGTTATGACCACGAATGGGAGTGGATCTCTGAAGTAACGGTGGATGACTTCACGCACCAGTCTGAAAAAAACGGACATAGCTTGATTTCGGGTAAAGTGGTGTTACTGAGAGCGAATCAGGCATCTAAAGTGACCATAAGGCCGGGAAACAAAGAGCCGGAGTTTCCCTCATACGTGGCTGTTCGGGTATGGCTAGACTGGGATCACAATGGTCAGTTTGAGCACTCTGAAATGGTGTACCGTTCGGCATCTTCAGGTGATTTTAAGTTTCTGCTGGATGTGCCCACAACAGTGCCTGAAGGCTTGACCTTGATGCGCATTGCTACCGATGCGGGTGGAGGCTCGGACAATGCGTGTACCCGTATTCATTATGGTGAAGTCGAAGACTATCTGGTAACGGTTCGTTAA